From a single Gavia stellata isolate bGavSte3 chromosome 5, bGavSte3.hap2, whole genome shotgun sequence genomic region:
- the KRCC1 gene encoding lysine-rich coiled-coil protein 1, translating to MAAEQGGKVAPRSPLAALRREDDILDEATRKDLFTDTFCKVCRAVLQFESQRMSHYKGKKHAQKVHLYIQMHGEKDERREHGKQKKTDCINFQMDRSGVLDKNKYCNLCNVIFSSPVVALSHYLGKIHAKNLKQLSREQAHMPAQSMQPVSAEESSSSSNTRLKLNDPDKYCKLCCAPFNNPLTAQQHYVGKKHRRNEARRKILEELGDKAVPAESSTNGSFFSAVGVGYYMCPICNVTLTSIETYQSHMQGNKHRTNLCRETVLVNLMKKSKKTYDSFQDELTDYVKVQEARGLEPGRYLGKAEEEEFQDKNIEGGSHLGEVISSNFKCERGQHSSLFSETQSPTNTGENRSPSWPSACEHALEKKPNCRYNKGYCKEEQEEQASEVATIRDKSFSLSVAESKDCYKLMLAETSTSSYRKEQKFQIKHFEEEKYISEELKYEKEATKQKRKKNNEGTDFGKENEKQKRIKFEVDLVNEKKTRPYKAKSLKENPAKKVSKKHKNDKKKPQTDGKREEELLWDESVLGY from the exons ATGGCGGCGGAGCAGGGCGGGAAAGTGGCCCCCCGGTCCCCTCTCGCTGCCCTCCGCCGCGAAG ATGACATTTTAGATGAGGCAACAAGGAAAGACCTTTTCACTGACACTTTCTGTAAGGtctgcagggcagtgctgcagttTGAGTCTCAAAGGATGTCACACTATAAG GGCAAAAAGCATGCTCAGAAAGTTCATCTTTACATCCAAATGCATGGTGAGAAAGATGAGAGGCGGGAGCAtggcaaacagaagaaaacgGATTGTATCAATTTTCAG ATGGACAGGAGCGGAGTACTGGACAAAAACAAATACTGCAATCTCTGCAACGTGATTTTTAGTTCCCCAGTTGTTGCTTTGTCTCACTACTTGGGAAAGATCCACGCCAAAAATCTGAAGCAATTATCAAGAGAACAAGCCCACATGCCAGCACAGAGCATGCAGCCTGTTTCTG CTGAAGAGTCTTCGTCATCCTCCAACACAAGGCTGAAGTTAAATGATCCAGACAAGTACTGCAAGCTCTGCTGTGCTCCCTTCAATAATCCACTCACGGCCCAGCAGCATTATGTTGGtaagaaacacagaagaaatgaagcACGGAGAAAGATATTGGAGGAGCTAGGAGACAAAGCTGTCCCTGCAGAATCCAGCACAAATG GTTCCTTCTTTTCAGCAGTTGGGGTTGGTTATTACATGTGCCCCATATGTAATGTCACGCTTACTTCTATAGAAACGTACCAGTCCCACATGCAAGGAAATAAGCACCGGA CCAATTTATGCAGAGAAACAGTGCTTGTCAATCTCatgaagaaatcaaagaaaacatATGACTCCTTTCAAGATGAATTAACAGATTACGTTAAAGTTCAGGAAGCTAGAGGTCTAGAGCCAGGAAGGTAtttaggaaaagcagaagaggaagagttTCAAGATAAAAACATTGAAGGAGGAAGTCACCTTGGTGAGGTTATATCTTCAAACTTTAAGTGTGAACGAGGCCAGCATTCCAGCCTTTTCTCAGAAACCCAGTCACCTACAAATACTGGGGAAAATAGATCACCAAGCTGGCCATCAGCTTGTGAGCATGCACTAGAAAAGAAACCTAATTGTCGCTATAACAAGGGATACTGTAAAGAAGAGCAAGAAGAGCAAGCATCTGAGGTGGCCACCATCAGAGATAAGAGCTTCAGCCTATCAGTTGCAGAATCTAAAGACTGCTACAAGCTTATGCTAGCTGAAACTTCTACCAGCTCctacagaaaagaacagaaatttcagataaaacattttgaggaggaaaaatataTCAGTGAAGAGCTGAAGTATGAGAAAGAAGccacaaagcagaaaagaaagaaaaataacgAAGGTAcagattttggaaaagaaaatgagaagcaaaagaGAATCAAATTTGAAGTAGACTTGgtaaatgagaagaaaacaagacCTTATAAAGCCAAAAGTCTTAAAGAAAACCCTGCTAAGAAAGTGagcaaaaagcacaaaaatgataaaaaaaagcCGCAGACAGATggcaaaagagaagaggagcTACTTTGGGATGAATCTGTCTTGGGATATTGA